In Gemmatimonadaceae bacterium, the following proteins share a genomic window:
- a CDS encoding CBS domain-containing protein — MQARDVMCPNPSVVTRNESVARAATMMRERHVGVLPVIDDLRTRHLVGIVTARDIVVRGVAADRQGDRCIADLMTQPPLAVVHVDDDVDDVVDVMNRERVRRLPVVDDRQRVVGIVAMSDVTKRLYGRLRGAFHPGAIGHRDD, encoded by the coding sequence ATGCAAGCGCGTGATGTGATGTGCCCAAACCCGTCCGTCGTGACGCGGAACGAGAGCGTAGCCCGAGCGGCCACGATGATGCGCGAACGGCATGTGGGCGTCCTCCCCGTGATCGACGATCTGCGGACGCGCCACCTCGTCGGCATCGTGACCGCCCGCGACATCGTCGTGAGAGGCGTGGCGGCGGATCGACAAGGCGACCGCTGTATCGCGGACCTGATGACTCAGCCGCCCCTGGCCGTCGTGCACGTCGATGACGACGTCGACGACGTCGTGGACGTGATGAATCGAGAGCGGGTTCGACGACTGCCCGTCGTCGACGACCGGCAACGCGTCGTTGGCATCGTCGCGATGAGCGACGTCACGAAGCGGCTCTACGGCCGTCTACGCGGCGCGTTCCATCCGGGAGCGATCGGCCACCGCGACGACTGA